The Ictalurus punctatus breed USDA103 chromosome 9, Coco_2.0, whole genome shotgun sequence genome contains a region encoding:
- the clic4 gene encoding chloride intracellular channel protein 4, whose translation MSLSVPQNGQGDNEPVIELFVKAGSDGESIGNCPFSQRLFMILWLKGVVFNVTTVDLKRKPADLQNLAPGTHPPFITFNGEVKTDVNKIEEFLEDVLSPPKFTKLSARHPESNTAGMDIFAKFSAYIKNSKPDANEALERGLLKTLQKLDEYLRSPLPDEIDHNSMEDVKVSSRKFLDGEEMTLADCNLLPKLHIVKVVAKKYRGFEIPKDMTAVWKYLSNAYSRDEFTNTCPSEREIEIAYADVAKRLVK comes from the exons gcgggcagtgatggagagagcATAGGGAACTGTCCATTCTCCCAGCGTCTCTTCATGATCCTCTGGCTGAAGGGCGTGGTGTTTAACGTCACCACCGTCGACCTGAAAAG GAAACCAGCGGATCTTCAGAACCTGGCTCCGGGAACGCACCCTCCTTTCATCACGTTCAACGGCGAAGTCAAGACTGACGTCAACAAGATCGAGGAGTTCCTGGAGGATGTGCTCAGCCCACccaa GTTCACTAAGCTCAGCGCCAGGCACCCCGAGTCCAACACGGCCGGGATGGACATCTTCGCCAAGTTCTCCGCCTACATCAAGAACTCCAAACCAGACGCCAACGAGG cTCTGGAGCGAGGCCTGCTGAAGACGCTGCAGAAGTTGGACGAGTACCTGCGCTCGCCCCTGCCCGACGAGATCGACCACAACAGCATGGAGGACGTCAAGGTGTCCAGCCGCAAATTCCTGGACGGAGAGGAGATGACGCTGGCCGACTGCAACCTGCTACCCAAACTGCACATCGTCAAG GTGGTGGCGAAAAAGTACCGAGGCTTCGAGATCCCTAAAGACATGACGGCCGTGTGGAAGTACCTGAGCAACGCGTACTCCCGCGACGAGTTCACCAACACCTGCCCCAGCGAACGGGAGATCGAGATCGCCTATGCCGACGTGGCCAAGAGGCTCGTCAAATAA